One genomic window of Hippocampus zosterae strain Florida chromosome 12, ASM2543408v3, whole genome shotgun sequence includes the following:
- the LOC127612089 gene encoding uncharacterized protein LOC127612089 isoform X1, whose amino-acid sequence MAHFRGQIRGPHWGAKRDNVLIDFWKRHECLFNSSLESFYDREMKTKLWSECALLIGKSVSDVVRRSRSLRTQYGRVLWHPERVITFQQRMLREKLDFLRPYIVRRRGDSYPEDKSDDLEDDEGEIETEGRNDHETGTNTFGSALDADDAGQDPNEEFPSEASTSNTSSYGAKIQPHLAETMSLNFEPHDDKGSPDVPDQLTANLSNQDVLNQFVNVMMADMRQIKDNMVLIRLRRDITDLVFKAVEEDMQRRNPVPFMQPGETAQLPSSSRPQQCMQRVLKRKNWGPVKHMRRLCRIQAGQTLEEMNGNIPQAMIQASDIKLEIDPHLVKAEDETLRTEMGPRAI is encoded by the exons ATGGCACATTTTCGTGGTCAGATTCGGGGGCCACACTGGGGCGCTAAAAGGGATAACGTACTAATAGATTTCTGGAAAAGGCACGAATGTTTGTTTAATTCTTCGCTGGAGTCTTTCTACGACCGGGAAATGAAGACAAAGCTGTGGTCCGAGTGTGCCTTGTTGATTGGGAAATCTG TAAGTGATGTTGTGAGAAGATCACGGTCCCTGCGGACTCAGTATGGAAGGGTGTTATGGCACCCAGAGAGGGTAATTACTTTTCAGCAAAGGATGCTGAGAGAGAAACTGGATTTTCTGAGACCTTATATTGTACGAAGACGAGGCGATTCCTATCCG GAAGACAAGTCTGACGATCTTGAGGACGATGAGGGAGAGATTGAGACTGAGGGAAGAAATGATCATGAGACGGGTACAAATACGTTTGGGAGCGCATTGGATGCTGATGATGCTGGGCAAgatccaaatgaggaatttccaTCCGAGGCATCCACTTCAAACACTTCTTCCTACGGTGCCAAAATACAACCTCATCTTGCAGAGACCATGTCCTTGAACTTTGAACCTCACGATGACAAAGGTTCACCTGATGTTCCGGATCAATTAACAGCAAATCTCTCAAATCAGGATGTATTAAACCAGTTTGTCAACGTCATGATGGCAGATATGCGTCAGATTAAAGACAACATGGTGCTTATCCGACTTCGAAGAGATATCACTGATCTGGTGTTCAAAGCAGTGGAGGAGGACATGCAAAGACGTAATCCAGTGCCCTTTATGCAGCCAGGTGAAACTGCACAACTACCTAGTTCCTCAAGGCCTCAACAATGCATGCAGAGGGTTTTGAAGAGAAAGAACTGGGGACCTGTCAAGCACATGAGGAGGCTTTGCAGAATCCAAGCAGGTCAAACGCTTgaggagatgaatggaaatatCCCTCAGGCTATGATTCAGGCTTCAGATATCAAATTAGAAATAGATCCACATTTGGTTAAGGCAGAGGATGAGACACTTAGGACTGAAATGGGTCCTCGAGCAATTTGA
- the LOC127612076 gene encoding actin-related protein 3 yields MAGRLPACVVDCGTGYTKLGYAGNTEPQFIIPSCIAIKESAKVGDQAQRRMMKGVDDLDFYIGDEAVDKPTYSTKWPIRHGIVEDWDLMERFMEQIIFKYLRAEPEDHYFLLTEPPLNTPENREYTAEIMFESFNVPGLYIAVQAVLALAASWTSRQVGERTLTGTVIDSGDGVTHVIPVAEGYVIGSCIKHIPIAGRDITYFTQQLLREREVGIPPEQSLETAKAVKERFSYVCPDLVKEFNKYDTDGSKWIKQYTGINTISKKEFTIDVGYERFLGPEIFFHPEFANPDFTQPISEVVDEVIQNCPIDVRRPLYKNIVLSGGSTMFRDFGRRLQRDLKRTVDARLKMSEELSGGKLKPKPIDVQVITHHMQRYAVWFGGSMLASTPEFYQVCHTKKDYEEIGPSICRHNPVFGVMS; encoded by the exons ATGGCTGGACGGCTACCGGCGTGTGTTGTGGACTGCGGGACAGG TTACACCAAACTGGGGTATGCAGGGAACACAGAGCCACAATTCATCATTCCATCAT GTATTGCCATCAAAGAGTCTGCTAAGGTTGGAGACCAAGCTCAGCGGAGAATGATGAAGGGGGTGGATGACTTGGATTTCTACATCGGAGATGAAGCTGTCGACAAGCccacatattccacaaag TGGCCAATTCGTCATGGGATTGTAGAAGACTGGGACCTCATGGAGCGCTTCATGGagcaaatcattttcaagtacCTGAGGGCTGAACCTGAAGACCACTACTTCCTCTTG ACAGAGCCTCCTCTGAACACGCCAGAAAACCGAGAATACACAGCAGAGATCATGTTTGAATCCTTCAACGTACCAGGACTCTACATTGCGGTGCAG GCCGTGCTTGCTCTCGCAGCATCCTGGACGTCCAGGCAAGTAGGCGAGAGGACATTGACTGGGACTGTGATTGACAGTGGTGACGGTGTAACCCATGTCATCCCTGTG GCTGAAGGTTATGTTATTGGCAGCTGTATAAAGCACATTCCCATCGCAGGACGAGACATTACCTATTTCACCCAGCAGCTTCTCAGAGAGAGGGAGGTGGGCATCCCACCAGAGCAGTCACTGGAGACAGCCAAGGCGGTCAAG GAAAGGTTCAGCTATGTGTGCCCAGATCTTGTAAAAGAGTTCAACAAGTATGACACAGACGGCTCCAAGTGGATTAAGCAATACACCGGCATCAACACCATCAGTAAAAAAGAGTTCACTATTGATGTGGGATATGAGCGGTTTCTGGGGCCTGAGATCTTCTTTCACCCTGAG TTTGCCAACCCAGACTTCACCCAACCTATCTCTGAGGTTGTTGACGAGGTCATCCAGAACTGCCCTATTGATGTCAGGCGTCCTCTCTACAAG AATATTGTTCTGTCTGGAGGCTCCACTATGTTCAGGGACTTTGGTCGCCGTCTGCAGAGAGATTTAAAGAGGACTGTTGATGCCAGACTGAAGATGAGTGAAGAACTGAGTGGGGGCAAACTGAAG CCCAAACCAATTGATGTCCAAGTTATCACTCATCATATGCAGAGATATGCTGTCTGGTTTGGAGGGTCGATGTTAGCATCAACC
- the LOC127612089 gene encoding uncharacterized protein LOC127612089 isoform X2 yields MLREKLDFLRPYIVRRRGDSYPEDKSDDLEDDEGEIETEGRNDHETGTNTFGSALDADDAGQDPNEEFPSEASTSNTSSYGAKIQPHLAETMSLNFEPHDDKGSPDVPDQLTANLSNQDVLNQFVNVMMADMRQIKDNMVLIRLRRDITDLVFKAVEEDMQRRNPVPFMQPGETAQLPSSSRPQQCMQRVLKRKNWGPVKHMRRLCRIQAGQTLEEMNGNIPQAMIQASDIKLEIDPHLVKAEDETLRTEMGPRAI; encoded by the exons ATGCTGAGAGAGAAACTGGATTTTCTGAGACCTTATATTGTACGAAGACGAGGCGATTCCTATCCG GAAGACAAGTCTGACGATCTTGAGGACGATGAGGGAGAGATTGAGACTGAGGGAAGAAATGATCATGAGACGGGTACAAATACGTTTGGGAGCGCATTGGATGCTGATGATGCTGGGCAAgatccaaatgaggaatttccaTCCGAGGCATCCACTTCAAACACTTCTTCCTACGGTGCCAAAATACAACCTCATCTTGCAGAGACCATGTCCTTGAACTTTGAACCTCACGATGACAAAGGTTCACCTGATGTTCCGGATCAATTAACAGCAAATCTCTCAAATCAGGATGTATTAAACCAGTTTGTCAACGTCATGATGGCAGATATGCGTCAGATTAAAGACAACATGGTGCTTATCCGACTTCGAAGAGATATCACTGATCTGGTGTTCAAAGCAGTGGAGGAGGACATGCAAAGACGTAATCCAGTGCCCTTTATGCAGCCAGGTGAAACTGCACAACTACCTAGTTCCTCAAGGCCTCAACAATGCATGCAGAGGGTTTTGAAGAGAAAGAACTGGGGACCTGTCAAGCACATGAGGAGGCTTTGCAGAATCCAAGCAGGTCAAACGCTTgaggagatgaatggaaatatCCCTCAGGCTATGATTCAGGCTTCAGATATCAAATTAGAAATAGATCCACATTTGGTTAAGGCAGAGGATGAGACACTTAGGACTGAAATGGGTCCTCGAGCAATTTGA